In Gammaproteobacteria bacterium, one DNA window encodes the following:
- a CDS encoding leucyl aminopeptidase, with the protein MQFEITTQKLNSVQADLAIAPVYQDGKPATATAGLSAGLRNLIGNAMASGDIRGKSGETLLLTHTGRLGVRHLLLAGLGNRDKLDAAGWRKAVEAAVKRAERSSATTVVSLMGLEDVPGMDATRKARSFAEQWLYASYRYTATRKRVKDTRPKDRRLTVAIDGEEEEAQAKLGLRQGRAIGRARNYARELGNLPANVCTPAYLESEAHKLARRSTRVTAEVLQEDEMKELGMNSLLSVCEGSELKPRLIVLHYRNAPDDSPPVALVGKGVTFDTGGISLKPGRAMDEMKFDMSGAGSVLAALHASIELRLPINLVVLAAAVENMPSGRATKPGDIVKAMSGETIEILNTDAEGRLILADALYYSLRYKPSKVVDVATLTGACLMALGRHYSGLFANNDDLAEELRAAGEAASDPAWRLPMGPQYMPELKSNFADMANIGSRFAGATTAACFLSRFVKNAHWAHLDIAGTAWKTGGSKGSTGRPVPLLTEFLLGQ; encoded by the coding sequence ATGCAATTCGAAATCACCACGCAGAAGTTGAACAGTGTACAAGCTGACCTGGCGATCGCCCCGGTCTATCAGGACGGAAAACCGGCCACGGCCACCGCCGGCCTGAGCGCGGGCCTGCGCAATCTGATCGGCAATGCCATGGCTTCGGGCGACATTCGCGGGAAGTCCGGCGAAACGCTGCTGCTTACCCATACGGGCCGGCTGGGAGTGCGCCATTTGCTGCTCGCCGGCCTCGGCAACAGGGACAAGCTCGATGCCGCCGGCTGGCGCAAGGCCGTGGAGGCCGCCGTAAAGCGGGCCGAGCGGTCGAGCGCAACCACGGTTGTCAGCCTGATGGGGCTGGAAGACGTGCCGGGCATGGACGCAACGCGCAAGGCGCGGAGTTTCGCCGAGCAATGGCTCTACGCCTCCTATCGTTACACGGCGACCCGCAAGAGGGTCAAGGACACGCGGCCGAAGGACCGCCGGCTTACCGTCGCGATCGACGGCGAGGAGGAAGAGGCGCAGGCGAAACTGGGCTTGAGGCAGGGCCGCGCCATCGGACGGGCCCGCAACTATGCGCGGGAGCTGGGCAACCTGCCGGCAAACGTCTGCACACCGGCCTACCTGGAGTCGGAAGCCCACAAGCTGGCGCGCCGCAGCACCCGCGTCACCGCCGAGGTTCTTCAGGAAGACGAAATGAAGGAACTGGGTATGAATTCGCTGCTGTCGGTTTGCGAAGGCAGTGAGTTGAAGCCCCGGCTGATCGTGCTCCACTACAGGAACGCGCCGGACGACTCGCCTCCCGTCGCCCTGGTCGGCAAGGGCGTGACCTTCGACACCGGCGGAATATCGCTGAAGCCCGGCCGGGCGATGGACGAGATGAAGTTCGACATGAGCGGGGCCGGTTCGGTGCTGGCGGCCCTGCACGCCTCGATCGAACTGAGGCTTCCGATCAACCTGGTGGTCCTGGCGGCAGCCGTGGAGAACATGCCCAGCGGCCGGGCCACGAAGCCGGGCGACATCGTCAAGGCGATGTCCGGCGAGACCATCGAGATTCTCAATACGGACGCCGAAGGCCGGCTGATACTGGCGGATGCGCTCTACTATTCGCTGCGCTACAAGCCGTCCAAGGTGGTGGACGTCGCCACGCTGACGGGCGCCTGCCTGATGGCGCTGGGCCGCCACTACAGCGGCCTGTTCGCCAACAACGACGACCTCGCCGAAGAGCTGCGCGCGGCAGGCGAAGCGGCCAGCGATCCGGCCTGGCGGCTGCCCATGGGACCGCAATACATGCCGGAGCTGAAGAGCAATTTCGCCGACATGGCCAATATCGGCTCGCGCTTCGCCGGGGCTACGACCGCGGCCTGCTTCCTGTCGCGATTCGTCAAGAATGCGCACTGGGCGCACCTGGACATTGCCGGCACGGCGTGGAAGACGGGGGGCAGCAAGGGCAGCACGGGCCGTCCCGTGCCTTTGCTCACCGAGTTTCTGCTGGGTCAGTAG
- a CDS encoding valine--tRNA ligase, translated as MNGRVLGERYRPAEIEGEAYRRWERAGWFAPRGDGPPFCIVIPPPNVTGSLHMGHAFQDTVMDALTRYHRMRGDCTLWQPGVDHAGIATQMVVERQLEAEGLSRRELGREEFVRRVWAWKESSGGRIGDQLRRLGASLDFSRDCFTLDEARSRAVREVFVRLHEEGLIYRGQRLVNWDPVLQTALSDLEVVSSEEDGHLWRLRYPLVDGDGAVEVDTTRPETMLGDTGVAVHPEDERYRQLVGRMVRLPLTGREIPIVADEAVDPEFGTGCVKVTPAHDFTDYEIGRRNGLPSINVLTPRARINDAAPPAFVGLDRFDARKAVVEALKEMGALAGVKKHRHVIPRGDRSQAVLEPFLTDQWYVRAAPLAEPAIAAVEDGRVRFVPENWAATYFEWMRNIEDWCISRQLWWGHRIPAWYGEDGEVFVGRNEAEARRRHKLPDDYPLRRDDDVLDTWFSSALWPFSTLGWPGETPELQRFYPGTVLVTGFDILFFWVARMIMMGLKFMGDVPFREVYVHGLIRDHEGQKMSKSRGNVIDPLDLIDGVDLDGLVAKRTAGLMQPRLAPEIERATRKQFPDGIPAFGADAVRFSFAAMASTGQDIRYDLDRTAGYRNFCTKLWNAARFVFMQQPGNEDVPPAKDAHLGPADRWIVSRLGKALKATAEGLDGYRLDLASRAMYDFVWREYCDWYLELAKIVLAGGDAKAADAARHTLVRVLEAVLRALHPIMPFITEALWRRTAPLAGTGGESVMIASWPQADAFPEDREAEAEIEWLQGFVLGIRQIRGELDLPPGRRLEVLAQGGRQDDHERMESLSGLLNPMAGMDKLTLLAADAEAPPAASALHGELRLLTPLAGVIDPAAESTRLGKLRAQAEKALQAAEKKLANPQFLDKAPPDVVQGVHDRREELKRDLQSLREQLERLKNLGS; from the coding sequence ATGAACGGGCGGGTGCTGGGGGAGCGGTATCGGCCGGCGGAGATTGAGGGCGAGGCTTACCGCCGGTGGGAGCGGGCGGGATGGTTTGCGCCGCGCGGGGACGGCCCGCCATTCTGCATCGTGATACCGCCGCCGAACGTGACCGGCAGCCTGCACATGGGGCACGCCTTCCAGGACACGGTGATGGACGCGCTCACCCGCTACCACCGCATGCGCGGCGATTGCACCCTCTGGCAGCCGGGCGTGGACCATGCCGGCATCGCCACCCAGATGGTGGTGGAGAGGCAGCTCGAGGCCGAGGGCCTGAGCCGCCGCGAACTGGGGCGCGAGGAGTTCGTCCGGCGGGTCTGGGCCTGGAAGGAGTCGTCCGGCGGGCGTATCGGAGACCAACTGCGGAGGCTGGGCGCATCGCTGGATTTCTCGCGCGACTGCTTCACGCTGGACGAAGCGCGCAGCCGGGCGGTTCGCGAGGTTTTCGTGCGCCTGCACGAAGAAGGCCTGATCTACCGCGGGCAAAGGCTGGTGAACTGGGACCCCGTGCTGCAGACCGCGCTGTCCGACCTGGAAGTGGTGTCCAGCGAGGAGGACGGCCACCTGTGGCGCCTGCGCTACCCGCTGGTGGACGGCGATGGCGCGGTGGAGGTGGACACGACCCGCCCCGAGACCATGCTTGGCGATACCGGCGTGGCCGTGCATCCCGAAGACGAGCGTTACCGGCAACTCGTGGGCCGGATGGTGCGCCTGCCGCTGACCGGGCGGGAAATCCCCATCGTGGCGGATGAGGCGGTGGACCCTGAGTTCGGCACCGGTTGCGTCAAGGTCACGCCCGCGCACGACTTCACCGACTACGAAATCGGTAGGCGCAACGGCCTGCCCTCGATCAACGTGCTCACCCCCCGGGCCCGCATCAACGACGCCGCGCCGCCGGCATTCGTCGGCCTCGACCGCTTCGATGCCCGCAAGGCGGTGGTGGAGGCGCTCAAAGAAATGGGCGCGTTGGCGGGCGTAAAGAAGCACCGCCACGTCATACCGCGGGGCGACCGCTCGCAGGCCGTGCTGGAACCCTTCCTGACCGACCAGTGGTACGTGCGCGCCGCGCCCCTGGCCGAGCCCGCCATCGCCGCGGTCGAGGACGGGCGGGTGCGCTTCGTTCCCGAAAACTGGGCGGCGACCTATTTCGAGTGGATGCGCAACATTGAGGATTGGTGCATCAGCCGCCAGCTCTGGTGGGGGCACCGGATACCCGCCTGGTACGGCGAGGACGGCGAGGTCTTCGTCGGCCGGAACGAAGCCGAGGCGCGCCGGCGGCACAAGCTGCCGGACGACTATCCGCTGCGGCGGGACGACGATGTTCTGGACACCTGGTTCTCGTCGGCCCTGTGGCCGTTCTCCACCCTGGGCTGGCCGGGGGAAACGCCGGAGTTGCAGCGCTTCTATCCCGGCACGGTGCTGGTTACCGGCTTCGACATCCTGTTCTTCTGGGTCGCGCGGATGATCATGATGGGGCTGAAGTTCATGGGCGACGTGCCGTTCAGGGAGGTTTACGTGCACGGCCTGATCCGCGACCACGAAGGCCAGAAGATGTCCAAATCCAGGGGCAACGTGATCGACCCGCTGGACCTGATCGACGGCGTGGACCTGGACGGCCTGGTGGCGAAGCGAACCGCCGGGCTGATGCAGCCGCGATTGGCGCCGGAGATCGAGCGCGCCACGCGCAAACAGTTCCCCGACGGCATTCCGGCATTCGGCGCCGACGCCGTGCGGTTCAGTTTCGCCGCCATGGCAAGCACCGGCCAGGACATCCGCTACGACCTCGACCGCACCGCCGGCTACCGCAATTTCTGCACCAAGCTGTGGAATGCGGCCCGCTTCGTCTTCATGCAGCAGCCCGGGAACGAGGATGTCCCGCCCGCGAAAGACGCCCACCTGGGACCCGCCGACCGCTGGATCGTCTCCCGCCTGGGCAAGGCCCTCAAGGCAACCGCGGAAGGGCTGGACGGCTACCGGCTCGACCTGGCGAGCCGCGCGATGTACGACTTCGTCTGGCGCGAGTATTGCGACTGGTACCTGGAACTGGCGAAGATCGTGCTGGCCGGCGGCGACGCAAAGGCGGCAGACGCCGCCCGGCATACGCTGGTTCGCGTGCTGGAGGCCGTGCTGCGGGCGCTGCATCCGATCATGCCGTTCATCACCGAGGCGCTGTGGCGGCGCACCGCCCCGCTGGCGGGAACCGGCGGCGAAAGCGTGATGATCGCGTCCTGGCCACAAGCCGATGCTTTTCCCGAGGACCGCGAGGCCGAAGCCGAGATCGAGTGGCTCCAGGGATTCGTACTGGGAATACGGCAGATTCGCGGTGAACTGGACCTGCCGCCCGGCCGCAGGCTGGAAGTGCTGGCCCAGGGCGGCCGCCAGGACGACCACGAGCGTATGGAATCGCTGTCGGGGCTCCTTAACCCGATGGCCGGCATGGACAAACTCACGCTGCTCGCAGCGGATGCCGAGGCGCCGCCGGCCGCGTCCGCCCTGCACGGCGAGCTGAGGCTGCTGACGCCCCTGGCCGGCGTGATCGACCCGGCGGCCGAAAGCACCCGCCTCGGCAAGCTCCGCGCCCAGGCCGAAAAGGCCCTGCAGGCGGCCGAGAAAAAGCTGGCCAATCCGCAGTTCCTGGACAAGGCCCCGCCCGATGTCGTCCAGGGCGTACACGACCGCCGGGAAGAACTGAAACGCGATCTTCAGAGCCTGCGCGAACAACTGGAAAGACTGAAAAACCTGGGCTCCTGA
- a CDS encoding indolepyruvate ferredoxin oxidoreductase subunit alpha, with amino-acid sequence MAERSFAKEVELLRLTAGEEFRGEGILAVTKALLQSGVAYVAGYQGAPVSHLMDVLADAGEILNELGVQFESSASEATAAATLAASINYPLRGAVTWKSTVGTNVASDALGNLASAGVKGGALVILGEDYGEGSSIMQERTHAFAMKSQLWLLDPKPRLDSIVTAVQQGFELSEASNTPVMLMLRIRACHLYGSFIASDNRRPPFTAADALDAPQRDPSRIILPPYTYEQEREKTEQRWPAAVRFIRENKLNEFIDGAESDLGIVLQGGLYNGVLRALEHLGLADAFGASRLPLYVLNATYPLVEEEFVRFATGKRALLIVEEGQPEHIEQAAHQFLRRADLQTRIVGKGPLPMAGEYTGAVLKEGIRAFVEEHGPRLLNPVTEQPLLPASQLAARVPERPSGLCTGCPERPLFSSLKLLQKEIGPVHVSADIGCHSFASLEPFHLGASILGYGLGSAAASALHTQGDRRPVSIMGDGGFWHNGLTSGIGNAVFNEHDGVTIIVDNGYAAATGGQWIPSSEADAPRRTARLSIADAVRGVGVRWVRSLNTYDMKGTLRILREAMSTREKGPKVIVAQGECQLNRERRIRPLLNRRRKAGMRVARKHYGVDAETCTGDHSCIRLSGCPSLTVKPNPDPLRSAPVAAVDYDCVGCGVCGEVAHAAVLCPSFYHAELVDNPGAVERFMQGLRRALIGFLQRRTQRKRALAW; translated from the coding sequence GTGGCCGAAAGATCATTCGCGAAGGAAGTTGAACTGCTGCGCCTGACCGCGGGCGAGGAATTCCGCGGCGAGGGCATACTCGCGGTCACCAAGGCGCTGCTGCAGTCCGGCGTGGCTTACGTGGCAGGCTATCAGGGCGCGCCGGTCTCGCACCTGATGGACGTGCTGGCCGACGCGGGCGAGATCCTGAACGAGCTGGGCGTGCAATTCGAGTCCAGCGCCAGTGAGGCCACCGCGGCCGCCACGCTGGCGGCTTCCATCAACTATCCCCTGCGCGGCGCGGTGACCTGGAAGTCCACCGTGGGCACCAACGTTGCCAGCGACGCGCTCGGCAATCTCGCTTCGGCGGGGGTCAAGGGCGGCGCGCTCGTCATACTCGGCGAGGACTACGGCGAGGGCTCCAGCATCATGCAGGAGCGCACCCACGCCTTTGCGATGAAATCGCAGCTCTGGCTGCTCGATCCCAAACCCCGGCTGGACAGCATCGTGACCGCGGTGCAGCAGGGTTTCGAGTTGTCCGAGGCCAGCAATACGCCCGTGATGCTGATGCTGCGCATCCGCGCCTGCCACCTGTACGGGAGCTTTATCGCCAGCGACAACCGCCGTCCGCCGTTCACGGCCGCGGACGCGCTCGATGCGCCGCAGCGCGACCCGTCGCGCATCATCCTGCCGCCCTACACCTACGAACAGGAACGCGAGAAGACCGAACAGCGCTGGCCGGCGGCCGTGCGCTTCATCCGGGAAAACAAACTCAACGAGTTCATCGACGGTGCGGAAAGCGATCTTGGAATCGTGCTCCAGGGCGGTCTTTACAACGGGGTTCTGCGGGCCCTGGAACACCTGGGCCTGGCCGACGCTTTCGGCGCCTCGCGGCTGCCTCTCTACGTGCTCAACGCCACCTACCCGCTGGTCGAGGAGGAATTCGTGCGATTCGCGACGGGCAAGCGCGCGCTGCTGATCGTCGAGGAAGGCCAGCCCGAGCATATCGAGCAGGCCGCCCACCAGTTCCTGCGCCGCGCCGACCTGCAAACCCGGATCGTCGGCAAGGGCCCATTGCCGATGGCGGGCGAATACACCGGCGCGGTGCTCAAGGAAGGAATCCGCGCCTTTGTCGAAGAGCACGGCCCCCGCCTGCTCAATCCTGTCACCGAACAGCCGCTGCTCCCCGCCTCGCAACTGGCCGCCAGGGTGCCGGAACGGCCGTCCGGCCTTTGCACCGGCTGCCCCGAGCGTCCGCTGTTCTCTTCGCTCAAGCTGCTTCAAAAGGAGATCGGCCCGGTGCACGTAAGCGCCGACATCGGCTGCCATTCCTTCGCCAGCCTCGAGCCCTTCCACCTCGGCGCCAGCATCCTCGGCTACGGGCTGGGCAGCGCTGCGGCCTCCGCATTGCACACGCAAGGCGACCGCCGTCCCGTGTCGATCATGGGCGACGGGGGCTTCTGGCACAACGGCCTGACCAGCGGCATCGGCAACGCGGTGTTCAACGAGCACGACGGCGTCACGATCATCGTGGACAACGGCTATGCCGCGGCCACCGGCGGACAGTGGATCCCCTCGTCGGAGGCCGATGCCCCGCGACGCACCGCCCGCCTGTCGATCGCCGATGCCGTGCGCGGCGTGGGCGTGCGCTGGGTGCGCAGCCTCAACACCTACGACATGAAGGGCACGCTCAGGATCCTGCGCGAGGCCATGAGCACGCGCGAGAAGGGGCCCAAGGTGATCGTGGCCCAGGGCGAGTGCCAGCTCAATCGCGAGCGGCGCATCCGGCCGCTGCTCAACCGGCGGCGCAAGGCCGGCATGCGGGTCGCGCGCAAGCATTACGGCGTGGATGCGGAAACCTGCACCGGCGATCACTCCTGCATCCGGCTGTCTGGCTGCCCGTCCCTGACCGTCAAACCGAACCCCGATCCGTTGCGGAGCGCGCCGGTGGCGGCGGTGGACTACGACTGCGTGGGTTGCGGGGTATGCGGCGAAGTCGCGCACGCGGCAGTGCTCTGTCCTTCGTTCTATCACGCGGAGCTGGTGGACAATCCCGGCGCAGTCGAACGGTTCATGCAAGGGCTGCGCCGCGCACTGATCGGCTTTCTGCAACGCCGCACCCAGCGCAAGCGGGCCCTCGCGTGGTAG
- a CDS encoding indolepyruvate oxidoreductase subunit beta family protein: protein MVEGEPAPRVFKLAIAALGGQGGGVLTQWLLDAAEASGFIAQATSVPGVAQRTGATLYYLEFFPRAAAEAAEADPVLALMPQPGDVDLVVASELMEAGRAIQRGLVTRERTTLVASTHRVFTIGEKSALGDGLADSDSVLQVARASAKRLVALDMEALAREHRSVISSVVLGALAGSGALPFSAEACEQAIRASGRALERNLAAYEAGKARAEAAAGGDAAVSSPDSAPLYEPVPVPRNPKAKALMERVSNEFPSTCADLLGIGVHRLVDYQNHRYAGLYLDRLRSILELDSAARQYTLLLETARGLALWMSYEDTARVADLKTRAARFARVQAEVGDGGGRLMRIVDYLSPRVEEICGSLPAWLGAPLMRWGFTGRILQAFTGGRKISTDRLWGYLFMRAMARTRAWRPSSLRHREEDARIRDWLATLAELAPQDYGLAVEMAACQQLVKGYGETYERGLSRYEAIREALPALRQRSEPASAVRELRDAALADEDGTKFHAAVARL, encoded by the coding sequence GTGGTAGAAGGAGAACCGGCTCCCCGGGTCTTCAAGCTGGCGATCGCCGCCCTCGGCGGCCAGGGTGGCGGCGTATTGACCCAGTGGCTGCTGGACGCGGCCGAAGCCAGCGGCTTCATCGCGCAGGCGACTTCCGTGCCGGGCGTCGCCCAGCGCACCGGCGCCACCCTCTACTATCTCGAGTTCTTCCCCCGCGCGGCCGCGGAGGCGGCGGAGGCGGACCCGGTGCTTGCGCTGATGCCGCAGCCGGGCGACGTGGACCTCGTGGTCGCATCGGAGCTGATGGAAGCGGGCCGCGCCATTCAGCGTGGACTGGTGACGCGCGAGCGAACCACCCTGGTCGCATCCACCCACCGCGTTTTCACGATCGGCGAGAAGTCGGCGCTCGGCGACGGGCTCGCCGACAGCGACTCCGTCCTCCAGGTGGCGCGGGCCAGCGCGAAACGCCTGGTGGCGCTGGACATGGAGGCCCTGGCCCGGGAACACCGCAGCGTGATCAGTTCGGTCGTGCTGGGCGCCCTGGCGGGCTCCGGCGCCCTGCCCTTCTCGGCCGAAGCATGCGAGCAAGCGATACGGGCGAGCGGCCGGGCGCTGGAACGCAATCTCGCCGCGTACGAAGCAGGCAAGGCGCGCGCCGAGGCAGCGGCCGGCGGAGATGCCGCCGTGTCGAGTCCGGATTCCGCACCGTTGTACGAACCGGTGCCGGTTCCCCGCAACCCGAAAGCGAAAGCGCTGATGGAACGCGTTTCGAATGAGTTCCCAAGCACCTGCGCGGACCTGCTGGGAATCGGCGTGCACCGCCTGGTCGACTATCAGAACCACCGTTACGCCGGCCTGTACCTGGACCGGCTGCGCTCCATCCTGGAGCTCGACAGCGCGGCCCGCCAATACACCCTGCTGCTCGAAACCGCCCGCGGCCTGGCGCTGTGGATGAGCTACGAGGACACGGCGCGGGTCGCCGACCTCAAGACTCGCGCGGCCCGCTTTGCCCGCGTGCAGGCGGAAGTCGGCGACGGCGGCGGCCGGCTGATGCGGATCGTGGACTACCTGAGTCCGCGGGTGGAGGAGATCTGCGGCAGCCTGCCGGCCTGGCTGGGAGCGCCGCTGATGAGGTGGGGCTTCACCGGCCGGATACTGCAGGCCTTCACCGGCGGCAGAAAGATCTCCACCGACCGCCTCTGGGGATACCTCTTTATGCGCGCGATGGCGCGCACGCGTGCCTGGCGGCCGAGCTCCCTGCGCCACCGCGAGGAGGACGCACGCATTCGCGACTGGCTGGCCACGCTGGCGGAACTGGCCCCGCAGGACTACGGGCTTGCGGTGGAGATGGCGGCCTGTCAGCAACTGGTCAAGGGCTACGGCGAGACCTATGAGCGGGGCCTGAGTCGCTACGAGGCCATCCGGGAGGCGCTGCCGGCACTGCGACAAAGATCGGAACCGGCAAGCGCCGTGCGTGAGTTGCGCGATGCGGCGCTGGCCGATGAGGACGGCACGAAATTTCACGCCGCAGTGGCCCGATTGTGA
- a CDS encoding disulfide bond formation protein B yields MKATIASLLNAGSRRLNLLGAAACFLLFGYALFAEHVQGYAPCPLCILQRFAVVGMGLAFLLAAVHRPANWFRHAYSALCGAVGLAGGGVAIRHLWIQNQPEGTVPPCGASFDFIVENFGVITAVREALTASGECAEVDWSLFGLSMPGWVLLALLGLTAWAVWTNSFARR; encoded by the coding sequence ATGAAGGCAACAATCGCAAGTCTCCTTAATGCCGGCTCCCGCCGTCTGAACCTGCTCGGCGCGGCCGCCTGTTTTCTCCTGTTCGGCTACGCTCTGTTCGCCGAGCATGTCCAGGGCTACGCGCCTTGCCCCCTGTGCATCCTGCAACGATTTGCGGTCGTCGGGATGGGCCTGGCTTTCCTGCTCGCGGCCGTGCATCGACCGGCGAACTGGTTCCGCCATGCCTACTCGGCGCTGTGCGGCGCGGTCGGACTGGCCGGCGGCGGCGTGGCTATCCGCCACCTCTGGATTCAGAACCAGCCCGAAGGCACAGTGCCGCCCTGCGGCGCCAGTTTCGATTTCATCGTGGAGAACTTCGGCGTGATCACCGCCGTCCGCGAAGCCCTCACCGCGTCCGGCGAATGCGCCGAAGTCGACTGGTCGCTGTTTGGACTCTCGATGCCGGGCTGGGTGCTGCTGGCGCTTCTCGGCCTCACCGCCTGGGCCGTCTGGACCAATTCCTTCGCCCGCCGCTGA
- a CDS encoding oxidoreductase, giving the protein MTDTFNAIVARERDGKVQGRLEKLTAPDLPDEDVLVEISHSTLNYKDGLAVSGRGKICRRLPMVCGIDLAGVVRDSRDGRFRSGDRVLVNGYELSEKYWGGYAQRQRLKGDWLVPVPEAFSPEQAMALGTAGYTAMLSVLAIQDAGLTPDAGPALVTGATGGVGAVSVMLLSALGYEVTGVTGKPDGANFLQSLGASGTIARDELARDSRPLESETWAAAVDSVGGTTLATVLAQTRRGGLVAAVGLAGGFRLPTTVMPFILRGVTLRGIDSVMAPQERRRRAWDALAELVDPAKLAEIYRMAPMSEVPALANEILDGRISGRVVIDVNA; this is encoded by the coding sequence TTGACCGACACATTCAATGCCATCGTGGCGCGGGAGCGCGACGGCAAGGTTCAGGGTCGACTGGAGAAACTCACCGCTCCCGACCTTCCCGACGAGGACGTGCTGGTGGAGATCAGCCACTCCACGCTCAATTACAAGGACGGCCTGGCGGTGAGCGGACGGGGCAAGATCTGCCGCCGCCTTCCCATGGTGTGCGGCATCGACCTGGCCGGCGTCGTGCGTGACTCGCGTGACGGCCGGTTCCGGTCCGGCGACCGGGTGCTGGTCAACGGCTACGAGCTCTCGGAAAAATACTGGGGCGGCTATGCGCAGCGGCAGCGTCTGAAAGGCGACTGGCTGGTGCCGGTTCCCGAGGCTTTTTCGCCGGAACAGGCGATGGCGCTGGGCACGGCCGGATACACGGCCATGCTGAGCGTTCTTGCGATTCAGGACGCCGGCCTCACTCCCGATGCCGGCCCGGCCCTGGTTACCGGCGCTACGGGCGGCGTGGGCGCGGTGTCCGTAATGCTGCTTTCCGCGCTCGGCTATGAGGTCACCGGAGTAACGGGCAAGCCGGACGGCGCGAATTTCCTTCAGTCGCTGGGCGCCTCCGGGACCATCGCGCGCGACGAGCTGGCGCGCGATTCGCGGCCGCTCGAGTCGGAAACCTGGGCGGCGGCGGTCGATTCCGTCGGCGGGACCACGCTGGCGACAGTACTGGCGCAGACGCGGCGCGGCGGCCTGGTGGCGGCGGTGGGGCTGGCCGGCGGTTTCCGCCTTCCGACCACGGTCATGCCGTTCATCCTGCGCGGCGTGACCCTGCGTGGCATCGATTCCGTGATGGCTCCGCAGGAAAGGCGCCGGCGCGCCTGGGACGCGCTTGCCGAACTCGTCGATCCGGCGAAACTCGCCGAAATCTACCGCATGGCGCCGATGTCGGAGGTCCCCGCGCTGGCGAACGAAATCCTGGACGGGCGGATCAGCGGGAGGGTCGTGATCGATGTCAATGCCTGA
- a CDS encoding SDR family oxidoreductase gives MKNYDLSGKVALVTGAGRARGLGEGIASKLADCGASVLITDLGESPDEHMPDKHIGATDSMRAVVQGIRDRGGVADAFPLDVRDESQVEAAVAHAVDSFGRLDILVNNAGIGYLIDACTELSEDKWDAVLDVNLKGPFLCTKHAARRMISQGEGGRVINIASQAAKSSFPHMAAYTASKHGLVGLTRTCALELGPHGITVNSVCPNHVTTGLGAVQNDYFSNHFGLTLEQYIDNIRTRNPMRREGKVADTANAVAFLCSDQAIYINGDSLNVTGGEEMH, from the coding sequence ATGAAAAATTACGACCTGAGCGGCAAGGTCGCGCTCGTTACCGGTGCCGGCCGCGCCCGCGGACTCGGCGAAGGCATCGCCTCGAAGCTGGCCGATTGCGGGGCCAGCGTACTGATCACGGACCTGGGGGAGTCGCCGGACGAACACATGCCCGACAAGCACATCGGAGCTACCGATTCCATGCGGGCCGTGGTGCAGGGTATTCGGGACCGGGGCGGCGTCGCCGACGCATTCCCGCTCGACGTGCGCGACGAGTCCCAGGTCGAGGCCGCGGTGGCGCACGCCGTGGATAGCTTCGGCCGCCTGGACATCCTGGTCAACAACGCCGGGATCGGCTACCTGATCGACGCCTGCACGGAACTGTCGGAAGACAAGTGGGACGCGGTCCTGGACGTGAACCTGAAGGGGCCCTTCCTGTGCACCAAGCACGCCGCCCGCCGTATGATCAGTCAGGGCGAGGGCGGGCGCGTCATCAACATAGCAAGCCAGGCCGCGAAATCCAGTTTCCCGCACATGGCGGCATATACCGCGTCCAAGCACGGCCTTGTCGGGCTGACGCGAACCTGCGCCCTGGAGCTGGGTCCGCACGGAATCACCGTCAACTCCGTTTGTCCCAACCACGTTACGACCGGGCTGGGCGCCGTCCAGAACGATTATTTTTCCAATCACTTCGGCCTGACGCTGGAGCAATACATCGACAATATCCGCACGCGCAATCCCATGCGCCGCGAGGGCAAGGTCGCCGACACCGCCAACGCCGTTGCGTTCCTGTGTTCCGACCAGGCCATCTACATCAACGGCGACTCGCTGAACGTGACCGGCGGCGAGGAAATGCACTAG